The Xanthomonas indica genome has a segment encoding these proteins:
- a CDS encoding MipA/OmpV family protein, which produces MKHVLSVLSPTLTVALLALPPAAHAADPGPAPSAGLFGDRTQLSVGAGAMLTPRYAGSADDRVQAVPVFSVQRGILFADTVRGAGVQFQNAHGFSASQSFGYDLGRLQRNSSWRPGSKNLAGMGDVPGAITARSLVMQQLTPYLALDAEAEFALKDGARRNRYRAGARFTLLQAAADNVTLDLDAHFGDRRFNQAYFGVTDAQSLASGFQPHRADAGVYAYTVGAEWDHTLSPHWTASLLLNATRYVGPADGSPVVRRRAGAGGGATLTYTF; this is translated from the coding sequence ATGAAACATGTCCTGTCCGTTCTGTCGCCCACGCTGACCGTGGCGTTGCTGGCACTGCCGCCGGCCGCGCATGCCGCAGACCCCGGCCCGGCGCCCAGCGCCGGCCTGTTCGGCGACCGCACCCAACTGAGCGTGGGCGCTGGCGCCATGCTGACCCCGCGCTATGCCGGTTCCGCCGACGATCGCGTGCAGGCGGTGCCGGTGTTCTCGGTGCAGCGCGGCATCCTGTTCGCCGACACGGTGCGTGGTGCCGGCGTGCAATTCCAGAACGCGCACGGCTTCTCCGCCAGCCAGTCGTTCGGCTACGACCTCGGCCGCCTGCAGCGCAACAGCAGCTGGCGCCCCGGCTCCAAGAACCTGGCCGGCATGGGCGACGTGCCCGGCGCGATCACCGCGCGAAGCCTGGTCATGCAGCAACTCACCCCGTACCTGGCGCTGGACGCCGAGGCCGAGTTCGCGCTGAAGGACGGCGCGCGCCGCAACCGCTACCGCGCCGGGGCGCGCTTCACCCTGCTGCAGGCCGCGGCCGACAACGTGACCCTGGACCTGGACGCGCACTTCGGCGACCGCCGCTTCAACCAGGCGTACTTCGGCGTCACCGATGCGCAGAGCCTGGCCAGCGGCTTTCAGCCGCATCGCGCCGATGCCGGCGTGTACGCCTACACGGTCGGTGCCGAATGGGACCACACCCTGTCGCCGCACTGGACCGCCTCGCTGCTGCTCAACGCCACCCGCTACGTCGGCCCCGCCGACGGCAGCCCGGTGGTGCGCCGCCGCGCGGGTGCCGGCGGCGGCGCCACCCTCACCTACACCTTCTGA
- a CDS encoding response regulator: MHAKKILLVEDDADSASILEAYLRRDGFDVTIAEDGQKAVAVHAQWKPDLVLLDVMLPRLSGTEVLSTIRRSSDTPVIMVTAMGDEPEKLGALRYGADDYVVKPYSPKEVVARVYAVLRRAGPARASEEPLRHERLTVDTAAVRATVRTADGQEVALELTPTEFNILATLMKTPFKAFTRSELLEICLPDSDALERVVDAHVHNLRKKLEHEQVTGLLVTVRAIGYRFR, encoded by the coding sequence ATGCACGCGAAGAAGATCCTGCTGGTCGAAGACGATGCCGACAGCGCCAGCATCCTCGAGGCCTACCTGCGCCGCGACGGCTTCGACGTCACCATCGCCGAGGACGGGCAGAAGGCGGTGGCGGTGCACGCGCAGTGGAAGCCGGACCTGGTGCTGCTGGACGTGATGCTGCCGCGGCTCAGCGGCACCGAGGTGCTGTCCACGATCCGCCGCAGCAGCGACACGCCGGTGATCATGGTCACCGCGATGGGCGACGAACCGGAAAAGCTCGGCGCGCTGCGCTACGGCGCCGACGATTACGTGGTCAAGCCGTACAGCCCCAAGGAAGTGGTGGCGCGGGTGTATGCAGTGCTGCGCCGCGCCGGGCCGGCGCGTGCCAGCGAGGAGCCGCTGCGCCACGAGCGGCTCACCGTGGACACCGCGGCGGTGCGCGCCACGGTGCGCACTGCCGACGGCCAGGAGGTGGCGCTGGAGCTGACCCCGACCGAATTCAACATCCTGGCCACGTTGATGAAGACGCCGTTCAAGGCCTTCACCCGCAGCGAACTGCTGGAGATCTGCCTGCCCGACAGCGATGCGCTGGAGCGGGTGGTGGATGCGCACGTGCACAACCTGCGCAAGAAGCTGGAGCATGAGCAGGTCACCGGCCTGTTGGTGACGGTGCGCGCCATCGGCTACCGCTTCCGATGA
- a CDS encoding ATP-binding protein, which yields MNWAWFRRKRHAPLWQWVGLRMSALAVLTIIAIALGMVLRFAIWDVSTLSRLPPQARQEMLQLREDPHSNARRLWELFETYYDVADFLPGLASRDWWLLAGMVLASIPVIVVCGLLASRPLSRQFSNVAEAARRISDGDFAARARVVPGAPDELAGLAIDFNGMSAQLQQYEREVRESSAMLAHELRTPLNAAMGRVQGMLDQVFPSSEEQLRMVQRQLEQINRLVGDLHLLSMARANQLMLEPQRFALGALVRERLTWAAQPLQEAGMHVQVRIPEQLHISADRDRLGQVLSVLIDNALRYAAAGGELALEAQADADGVLIRVADRGPGVDEEALARMGDRFWRADDSRARHSGGSGLGLSIAAAICQAHGGALEFANREGGGLCAQVRLPSGLAGDAGAGRSSAPAPHQRKRQA from the coding sequence ATGAACTGGGCCTGGTTCCGCCGCAAGCGCCACGCGCCGCTGTGGCAGTGGGTGGGCTTGCGCATGAGCGCACTGGCGGTACTGACCATCATCGCCATCGCGCTGGGCATGGTGCTGCGCTTCGCGATCTGGGACGTCTCCACCCTGAGCCGCCTGCCGCCGCAGGCGCGGCAGGAGATGCTGCAGCTGCGCGAGGATCCGCACAGCAATGCGCGGCGCCTGTGGGAACTGTTCGAAACCTATTACGACGTGGCCGACTTCCTGCCCGGCCTGGCCAGCCGCGACTGGTGGCTGCTGGCCGGCATGGTGCTGGCGTCGATCCCGGTGATCGTGGTCTGCGGCCTTCTCGCCTCACGGCCGCTGTCGCGGCAGTTCTCCAACGTGGCCGAGGCGGCGCGGCGCATCAGCGACGGCGATTTCGCCGCGCGCGCCCGGGTGGTGCCCGGTGCACCCGACGAACTGGCCGGGCTGGCGATCGACTTCAACGGCATGAGCGCGCAGCTGCAGCAGTACGAGCGCGAAGTCCGCGAGTCCAGCGCGATGCTGGCGCACGAACTGCGCACCCCGCTCAACGCGGCGATGGGGCGAGTGCAGGGCATGCTCGACCAAGTGTTCCCGAGCAGCGAGGAGCAACTGCGCATGGTCCAGCGCCAGCTGGAGCAGATCAATCGCCTGGTCGGCGACCTGCACCTGCTGTCGATGGCCCGCGCCAACCAGTTGATGCTGGAACCGCAGCGGTTCGCGCTCGGTGCGCTGGTCCGCGAACGCCTGACCTGGGCCGCGCAGCCGCTGCAGGAGGCCGGCATGCACGTGCAGGTCCGCATCCCCGAGCAACTTCACATCAGTGCCGACCGCGACCGCCTGGGCCAGGTGTTGTCGGTGCTGATCGACAACGCACTGCGCTACGCCGCGGCCGGCGGCGAACTGGCGCTGGAGGCGCAGGCCGATGCCGATGGCGTGCTGATCCGCGTCGCCGATCGCGGCCCCGGCGTCGACGAAGAAGCCCTGGCACGCATGGGCGACCGCTTCTGGCGCGCCGACGACTCGCGTGCGCGCCATTCCGGCGGCAGCGGCCTGGGCCTGTCGATCGCCGCGGCCATCTGCCAGGCGCACGGCGGTGCGCTGGAGTTCGCCAACCGCGAGGGCGGCGGACTATGCGCCCAGGTGCGGTTGCCGTCCGGGTTGGCAGGTGATGCGGGCGCGGGTCGCAGCAGTGCGCCTGCGCCGCATCAGCGCAAACGGCAAGCGTGA
- a CDS encoding efflux RND transporter periplasmic adaptor subunit — MILRPTLLLPLCLALAALALSGCDREAAPPADAPRAVKLETVGGDAAHDSTRYLAQVRQQQRADLGFEGGGRIAAIAVDVGDRVRAGQVLARLDPEPNALRLQQAEAGVGIAAADLQQQQTQLAQQQAMFDDGAASAATLTAAKSAFAAAQARVRSAQSDLALARRAVRQSELRAPFDGSVVARLQQPDTLIGAGQPVLQLDGADRAQVLATLPAERAAALQPGQRVLAYRSSAPQQGLPLRLRSVSERVDGGATVQALFDSASADATQPRSGESLLLALPDSVADQAPSVPLSALLPSMADGQTMVFVYRQDSGSVRRRRVVIGHSDGGRVQILHGLAAGERIVAAGAAFLHDGQHVVPFRPTTRLGTVSP; from the coding sequence ATGATCCTGCGCCCCACCCTGCTTCTCCCGCTGTGCCTGGCGCTGGCCGCGCTGGCGTTGTCCGGCTGCGACCGCGAGGCGGCGCCGCCGGCCGATGCGCCGCGCGCGGTCAAGCTGGAAACCGTCGGCGGCGACGCCGCGCACGACAGCACCCGCTACCTCGCGCAAGTGCGCCAGCAACAACGCGCCGATCTCGGCTTCGAGGGCGGTGGCCGCATCGCCGCCATCGCCGTGGACGTGGGCGACCGCGTGCGCGCCGGCCAGGTGCTCGCGCGCCTGGATCCGGAACCAAACGCCCTGCGCCTGCAGCAGGCCGAGGCCGGCGTCGGCATCGCCGCGGCCGACCTGCAGCAGCAACAGACCCAGCTCGCCCAGCAGCAGGCCATGTTCGACGACGGCGCCGCCTCCGCGGCGACCCTGACCGCGGCCAAGAGCGCCTTCGCCGCGGCGCAGGCGCGGGTGCGCAGCGCGCAATCGGACCTGGCGCTGGCGCGCCGCGCGGTGCGCCAGTCGGAACTGCGTGCGCCGTTCGACGGCAGCGTGGTGGCGCGGCTGCAGCAACCCGACACTCTGATCGGCGCCGGCCAGCCGGTGCTGCAATTGGACGGTGCCGATCGCGCGCAGGTGCTGGCGACGCTGCCGGCCGAGCGCGCAGCGGCGCTGCAACCCGGCCAGCGTGTGCTCGCCTACCGCAGCAGTGCGCCGCAGCAAGGCTTGCCGCTGCGCCTGCGCAGCGTGTCCGAACGCGTGGACGGCGGCGCCACCGTGCAGGCGCTGTTCGACAGCGCCAGCGCCGATGCAACGCAGCCGCGCAGCGGCGAATCGCTGCTGCTGGCCCTGCCGGACAGCGTTGCCGACCAAGCACCGAGCGTGCCGCTGAGCGCGCTGCTCCCGAGCATGGCCGATGGCCAGACCATGGTGTTCGTGTACCGCCAGGACAGCGGCAGCGTGCGTCGCCGCCGGGTCGTGATCGGGCACAGCGATGGCGGCCGCGTGCAGATCCTGCACGGCCTGGCCGCGGGCGAGCGCATCGTCGCCGCCGGCGCCGCCTTCCTCCACGACGGCCAGCACGTGGTGCCGTTCCGTCCCACCACCCGCCTCGGCACCGTCTCGCCATGA
- a CDS encoding efflux transporter outer membrane subunit: MILPSPLLRPRRAHALLGLLALALGGCSLAPVYQRPQPALPPTLGATAATAATAPERSDSALTAQEQEFLRAFSPQHDLAPLVTQALTHAPDFRNAVQTVQQARAQYRIERAQQLPQLGLDAQGTRRSYDDAATQARYGQKLSTVAVGVDGFELDLFGKLASLSAAAQQRYLATEEGRQAARGALIAEVLRAYTLERAALQSQQQAQTIAERSAALLAIATRQQAVGLISGDALDRQRHDDDQAQARAQQAASDHAAARRALQLLAGYAAPDGAGTLEELLPGAEQDDGRAWRDLDSQLLLQRPDVRQAEAELRARNADIGAARAAFFPSIRLSTSLGTASEALNGLFMPGSRTWSFMPQLVLPLFDGGRNRANLEIAQLRKDGAVADYEKTVEAAFREVADALDALPALQQRARGERTNLERERQRVARLQQRVAQGLQDRPDVLAGDIQAAQAELAHLQARQDLLLDRIALFRAFYGVPLPHAP, from the coding sequence ATGATTCTACCGTCCCCGTTGCTCCGCCCGCGTCGCGCCCACGCCCTGCTCGGCCTGCTCGCGCTCGCCCTGGGTGGCTGCTCCTTGGCGCCGGTCTACCAGCGCCCGCAACCTGCCCTGCCCCCTACGCTGGGCGCGACCGCCGCAACCGCGGCCACTGCCCCGGAGCGCAGCGACAGCGCGCTCACCGCGCAGGAGCAGGAGTTCCTGCGGGCGTTCTCGCCGCAGCACGACCTGGCCCCCCTCGTGACCCAGGCGCTGACCCACGCCCCTGACTTCCGCAATGCCGTGCAGACCGTGCAGCAGGCGCGCGCCCAGTACCGAATCGAACGCGCGCAGCAACTGCCGCAGCTCGGCCTCGATGCCCAGGGCACGCGCCGCAGCTACGACGACGCGGCCACGCAGGCGCGCTATGGCCAGAAGCTGAGCACCGTCGCGGTCGGCGTGGACGGCTTCGAACTGGATCTGTTTGGCAAGCTGGCGTCGCTGTCGGCGGCGGCACAGCAGCGCTACCTGGCCACCGAAGAAGGTCGCCAGGCGGCGCGCGGTGCGCTGATCGCCGAGGTCCTGCGGGCCTACACGCTGGAACGCGCCGCCCTGCAGAGCCAGCAGCAGGCGCAGACCATCGCCGAGCGCAGTGCCGCGCTGCTGGCGATCGCCACACGCCAGCAGGCGGTCGGGCTGATTTCCGGAGATGCGCTGGACCGCCAGCGCCACGACGACGACCAGGCGCAGGCGCGCGCGCAGCAGGCCGCCAGCGACCACGCCGCCGCCCGCCGCGCCCTGCAATTGCTCGCCGGCTACGCCGCGCCCGACGGCGCTGGCACCTTGGAGGAGCTGTTGCCCGGCGCCGAACAGGACGACGGCCGCGCCTGGCGCGACCTCGATTCGCAGCTGCTGCTGCAGCGCCCGGACGTCCGCCAGGCCGAAGCCGAGCTGCGCGCGCGCAATGCCGACATCGGTGCCGCACGCGCCGCCTTCTTCCCGTCGATCCGGCTGAGCACCTCGCTGGGCACCGCCAGCGAGGCCTTGAACGGCCTGTTCATGCCCGGCAGCCGCACCTGGAGCTTCATGCCGCAACTGGTGCTGCCGCTGTTCGACGGCGGCCGCAACCGCGCCAACCTGGAGATCGCCCAGCTGCGCAAGGACGGCGCAGTGGCGGACTACGAGAAGACCGTGGAAGCGGCGTTCCGCGAGGTTGCCGATGCGCTGGATGCGCTGCCGGCACTGCAGCAGCGCGCACGCGGCGAACGCACCAACCTGGAGCGTGAACGCCAGCGCGTGGCGCGCCTGCAGCAGCGCGTCGCGCAAGGCCTGCAGGACCGCCCCGACGTGCTCGCCGGCGACATCCAGGCCGCCCAGGCCGAACTGGCGCACCTGCAGGCCCGCCAGGACCTGTTGCTCGATCGCATCGCACTGTTCCGCGCGTTCTACGGCGTGCCGCTGCCGCACGCGCCCTGA